TGGTCAAGATGATGATCGAAGGCCAAGGCATCGAAGTCGTCGACCTCGGCACCGACGTCTCTCCCGAGACATTCGTCGAAACCGCAAAGACCCAGAACTGCCAAATCATCTGCTGCTCCGCGCTGCTGACCACCACGATGGGCGCCATCGGCGACGTCGTCAAAGTGGCCGAAAAAGAAGGCATCCGTAACAAGGTCAAGATCATGGTCGGCGGAGCGCCTGTCACCGACGCGTTCTGCAAACAGGTCGGCGCCGATTACTATACCGCTGATGCCGCATCCGCCGCTGAAGTTGCTCTTCAGATCTGCGAAGGCAAAATGTAATTAACCCAATTCAAATGAATTTTAAAAGCGGTGACGACAATTCTGCCGTCGCCGCTTTTTGAAAATGTAGGGGCGGATAATATCCGCCCAGCGGCGCGACGCCGCTCTCAAACGTGAAACTGAACCTATTGATATCGTAAATTCATAAACAGCGAATATTATATGCGGGCG
The Oscillospiraceae bacterium DNA segment above includes these coding regions:
- a CDS encoding corrinoid protein, with product MTIFEEISEMLQKGKRKDVEALVQSAIDQKIPAGEILDKGLLAGMTIIGTKFKNNEVYVPEVLIAARAMNAGVALLKPLMVAEGVKSKGKVCIGTVKGDLHDIGKNLVKMMIEGQGIEVVDLGTDVSPETFVETAKTQNCQIICCSALLTTTMGAIGDVVKVAEKEGIRNKVKIMVGGAPVTDAFCKQVGADYYTADAASAAEVALQICEGKM